The genomic window GCCATGGCGACTACCCGGCCATGAAGGAAGTCACCAAGCACCTGCCGGTGAACCCCCACGACTCCCACCTGGGGGAGATCAGCTGCACTGAATGCCACCGGCAGCACCAGCCCCCGGTCGTCAAGTGCCTCGAATGCCACAAGGGGAAGTTCAAGTTCACGGCGAAGTAAGAGCAGGCCGGGCCTGAATGGCAGCCTTTTCCCTGGCCCCCCCAGGGGTTCCTCGGTAGTCTGTTCGTTCTGCCGGACTTCGTGTGCCGGGATTCCAGCGCACCACCAGAGCGTGGGCGCAACCAAACGAGGTGGACTTACATGTCCAAGTTAGAATCAATCATCAAAGGCCTGGGCTCCAAGCAGATGGGCCGCATCACCGTGCTCGACGCGGGTTATGTCGAGGACGACAGCGCGGAAGGCCAGGAGTTCATGGCCGCGCTGCAGGGCGAGACCCGCGGTCTCCGCGAGGAAGAGGTCGTCCGTGGCGTCGTCGTGGAGATCCGCGGCAAGGATGTCATCATCGACATCGGCTACAAGGGGTCGGGCACCGTCAATCTGGACGAGTTCAACAACCCCGATGGCACCCAGGGCGTCCAGGTGGGCGATGTCGTTGAAGTGCTGCTCGAGATGCTCGAGGACGCCAACGGCAATGTGCGCCTCAGCCGCGAGCGCGCCGAGAAGATGAAGATCTGGGACGAGGTCGAGAAGGCCTTCCGTTCCAACATGACCGTGCACGGCACCGTGCTCGAGAAGGTCAAGGGCGGCCTGGCCGTGGACATCGGCATCCGCGCCTTCCTGCCCGGCAGCCAGGTGGACATGAAGCCCGTCCGCAACCTGGATCCCTACCTCGGCAAGTCCTTCGACATGAAGGTCATCAAGGTCAACCGCCGCCGGGGCAACATCGTCCTGTCGCGCAAGCTGTTCCTCGAGACCATCAACGCGAGCCTGAAGGAAGAGACCCTGGCGGGCCTCGAGGAAGGCAAGCTGGTCGAGGGCGCCATCAAGAACATCACCGAATACGGCGCCTTCGTCGACCTCGGCGGTGTGGACGGCCTGCTGCACATCACCGACATGTCCTGGGGCCGGCTCAACCACCCCAGCGAGATGTTCCAGGTGGGCGACAAGGTCGAAGTGGCCGTGCTCAAGTATGACAAGGACACCGAGCGCGTCAGCCTCGGCTACAAGCAGAAGTTCCCGGATCCCTGGCTCTCCGTCGAGGAGCGCTATCCCATCCAGGCCACCGTCAAGGGCAAGGTCGTCTCGATCACAGACTACGGTGCATTCGTGGAACTGGAGCCCGGCATTGAGGGCCTCGTCCATGTCTCCGAGATGAGCTGGACGAAGAAGGTCAAGTCCGCCAAGGGCATGGTCAACCTGGGCGACCAGGTCGAGGCCCTGATCCTGCAGGTGGACAGCGAGAACCGCCGCATCAGCCTCGGTATGAAGCAGATCACCCCCAACCCCTGGATGGCCATCGCCGAGAAGTACCAGCCCGGCATGATCGTCACGGGCACCGTGCGCAACATCACGGAGTTCGGTGCCTTCGTCGAACTGGAAGAGGGCATCGACGGCCTGATCCATGTGTCCGACTTCAGCTGGACCAAGAAGATCAAGCACCCCGGCGAGATCGTGAAGAAGGGCGACAGCGTCACCGCCAAGGTCCTCAACCTGGACCCCCTGGCCCAGCGCATGAGCCTCGGCGTGAAGCAGATGGAGCCCAATGTCTGGGAGATCTTCTTCGAGAACCACAATGTGGGCGCCGTCATCACCGGCAAGATCGCCCGCCTGACCGACTTCGGCGCCTTCGTCGACCTCGGCGACGGCATCGAGGGCCTGGTCCATGTGTCCGAGCTGAGCCGCAAGCGGGTGGAGGACATCCAGAAGGAGTTCACCGCCGGCCAGGAGCTCACCATGAAGATCGTGAAGCTCGATCCCACCGAGCGCCGCATCGGCCTCTCCGTCAAGCAGTTGGAGCAGGACATGGAGCGCGGCGATTTCGAGGCCGCCAAGGCCCGCCAGCCCGAGTTCAAGAAGGCGACCCTGGCCGACGCGTTCAACAAGGCCGAGCGGGAGTAGTCCCCAGCCCGTTCCACGGATGGAGCCCCCGCGAGGGGGCTTCATCGTTCTCGACCTAGTGGGTGTTTTTTCACAGCCGCCCGGGACCAAGCCGCAAAGGCTTGCGGGCCGCGGGATTTAGCCTCCCCCTCCATTCCGGAATGGGCCTAAATCCTGTGGCGCGCCCCAAGCGTGCTGGATAAACTCGGGATTAATCGAATGTCGATCCAAGCCGCAAAGGAAGCTCCATGAGCGAACTTACCCGGAAGGAAGTAGTCTTCATCCTCAAGTCGGGGAAGAACTTCCAGCGCGCCGATCTGAGCGGCCTCGATTTGCGGGGCTTTGACTTCACTGGGGCGAACCTCTCCGAGGCCAACCTCGCGGGCGCCGTCCTCAACGAAACCCGGCTCTGCGGCGCCAGCCTCATCGGCGCGGACCTGCGGCTGGCCAACCTCGACGAAGCCGATCTTGAAGGCGCCAACCTCAGCCGCGCCCGGCTCGCGGGGGCGAACTTCGCGGGAGCCAACCTCAGCGGCGCCGACCTCACCTTCTTCGACATCCAGCAGTACGAACCGGCCACCGTGCCCAACCTCCGCGGGGCCAGCCTCGCCGGCGCCATCCTCAGCGGCGTCATCCTCACGGGCCTGGACCTGAGCGGGAAGAACCTCCGCGGGGCCGACCTCAGCGGGGCCGACCTCCGCCAGACGGTGCTGGAGGGCGCGGACCTCGAAGGCGCCAACCTCGGACAGGCCAACCTGGTGGGGGCGAACCTCGCCAAGGCCAACCTCTCCGGCGCCAGCCTCCTGGGCGCCACCCTGGGCGGGGCCAACCTGAACCTCGCGAACCTGGGCGGCAGCAACCTGGCCGACGCCGATCTCCACTGGGCCAGCCTCACCGAGGCCAACCTCGAGGGCGCGAACCTGAGCCGGGCCAACCTGAAGGGCACGAACCTCAGCGGCGCCAACCTGGCCGGCGCGGACCTCCGCAACCTCGACATCCTGAAATACGAAAAAGACGATGTGCCCAAGCTCAAGGGCGCGAACCTCAGTGGCGCCAACCTCCACGGCACGAACCTCCGCGCCATGGACCTGGGGCGCACGAACCTCAGCCGGGCCGACTTGGCCGAGACCGTGCTGCGCCAGGCCAACCTGGAGGGTGCGGACCTGCATGGCGCCAACCTCCAGAAGGCCGACCTCAGCGGCTGCAACCTCAGCGGCGCGGTGCTCGCCGGCGCCAACCTCGGCGCAGCCCAGCTGGGCGGCGCGGTCCTGAGCAACACCGACCTCCGGGAAGCGGATCTCACGGGCGCCGACCTGCGCGACATCAACCTCGGCGGGGCCAACCTCAGCGGCGCGAACCTGACCGGCGCCAGCCTCACGGGGGCCCAGCTGGACGGCGCGGTGCTGGTGGGCACCCTGCTCGTGGGCGCCAACCTGGCCAGCGTGGACCTCTCCCGCAAGAACATGAAGGGCGCGGACCTCTCCCGGGCGGACCTCGCCCAGACCAACCTCGATGGCGCCAACCTCGCCGGGGCGCTGTTCAGCGGCGCCAAGCTCCAGGAGACCCACCTGGGCGGTGCGAACCTCCGCGGCGCGAAGCTCAGCGGTGACGACCTCCGCACCGCCAACCTCTGCGGGGCTGACCTCTCCGGGGCCGACCTCTCCGGGGCCGACCTCGCCGGCAGCATCCTCAGCGCGAACCTGCACGAGGCCAACCTCTTCGCCGCCAACCTCCGCGGGGCCACCCTGGACCGGGCCGTCCTCACGGGCGCCAACCTGTCGGGCGTGGACCTCAGCGGCTTCGCCCTCGAAGGTATGGATCTCAACCGCGCCGTCCTGAACGGCGCCAACCTCACGGGCGCCAAGCTCAAGGGCGCCATCCTGCGCGGCGCCCAGGCCCTGGGTGCGGATCTCAGCGGCAGCGACCTCGCCAGCGCCGACCTGCGCAACTCGGACTTCAGCGGCACGAATTTCTTCGCCTGCAACCTGGAGGGCGCGAACCTGCGCGAAGCCAATCTGGCCTCCCTGCCCACGGAATCCCGCGGCGAGTACCGCACCAACCTCAGCAATTCCAACTTGAACCGGGCCAACCTCAGCGGCGCGAACCTCTATCAGGCCAACCTGAACGAGGCGAATCTCGTGAACGCCGATCTCACGGGCGCCAGCCTCGTGTGGGCCGACCTCCGTGGCGTGGATCTCCGCCAGACCTCGCTCAAGAACACGGACCTCCGGCAGGCCAACCTCGACGGCGCGAACCTCTGCGGGGCGGACCTCCGCGAGACCATCCTGCAGGACGCCTACCTGGACGGCGCGAACCTCTCCGGCGCGAACCTCTCCGGTGCGAACCTCTCCGGTGCGGACCTGCGCCACACCAACCTCATCGACGCCAGCCTCGATGGCGCCGACCTGAGTGCCGCCAACCTCAACGGCGCGAACATGGTCTGGGCCAACCTCAGCGGCGCCAATCTGGGCCGGGCGAACCTCAACCGGGCCAAGCTCAGCGGTGCCAACCTGGGCGGGGCCGACCTGCGCGAGGCGAACCTGGATGAAGCCAACCTCGACGCCACCAACCTGACTGGCGCCAAGCGCTAAGCTGACCGGCGTCCAGCGCTGAACCAACCGGCGCCAAGCGCCCCGGAATCGCCACCTCTGCAACGGCCCGAAATCCCGGGCTGCTAGAACTTCCAGTCGGGGCCCCGACCAGAGGGCGTGAAGTCGTGCGTGCCGCTGGCGGGATGGCCGTAGCGGTCCACGGTCCGTTCCTCCTTGCGCGGCACCAGCGGCACCGGCGCCTTCTCCACGGGCGGGAGGGTGTGTCGCACGCAGCTGCCGACCAGGGTCCCACCCTCGTCCACCACCAGCGTGCCGAGTTCCACCTCACCCTCGACCCAGCCTGCACCCAGAATCTCGAGGCATTCCTCCACCTTGACCACGCCTTCCGCGCGGCCCATCACCGCGAGCCGCCGGGCATGGATGGCGCCGCGCACCAGGCCTCCGGCGGCGATCGTGACCTGACCTTCGCTCAGGATGGTGCCTTCCACTTCCCCCTCAACCCGCAGGCTGGTCGTCCCCGTGCGGATCTCCCCCTGCCACCGGGAGCCCGCGCCCAGCACCGTCGAGGCCGGCGCGGAGGCCGCCCGCGAGGTTGCGTCGTTCTTTCTGCGGCTGAACATGAGCCTCCTCAGACCGGGGGAAGGGAGGGAGTGACCAGGATGGCACCTCCTTCTTCCGTGCAGAAGGTCAACATCCTATCGGCCCGGAGCCCCGGGGAACTTGAGAGCGGCCCCGATCCACGCCTGGGATGCAATACTCGGAGCCAGCACCTACCCTGCTCGCCCCCTGCGGAACCCCATGCGATTCCTCCACACCTCCGATTGGCATCTCGGCAAGACCCTCTGCAACGCCAACCTCCTG from Geothrix sp. includes these protein-coding regions:
- a CDS encoding pentapeptide repeat-containing protein; this encodes MSELTRKEVVFILKSGKNFQRADLSGLDLRGFDFTGANLSEANLAGAVLNETRLCGASLIGADLRLANLDEADLEGANLSRARLAGANFAGANLSGADLTFFDIQQYEPATVPNLRGASLAGAILSGVILTGLDLSGKNLRGADLSGADLRQTVLEGADLEGANLGQANLVGANLAKANLSGASLLGATLGGANLNLANLGGSNLADADLHWASLTEANLEGANLSRANLKGTNLSGANLAGADLRNLDILKYEKDDVPKLKGANLSGANLHGTNLRAMDLGRTNLSRADLAETVLRQANLEGADLHGANLQKADLSGCNLSGAVLAGANLGAAQLGGAVLSNTDLREADLTGADLRDINLGGANLSGANLTGASLTGAQLDGAVLVGTLLVGANLASVDLSRKNMKGADLSRADLAQTNLDGANLAGALFSGAKLQETHLGGANLRGAKLSGDDLRTANLCGADLSGADLSGADLAGSILSANLHEANLFAANLRGATLDRAVLTGANLSGVDLSGFALEGMDLNRAVLNGANLTGAKLKGAILRGAQALGADLSGSDLASADLRNSDFSGTNFFACNLEGANLREANLASLPTESRGEYRTNLSNSNLNRANLSGANLYQANLNEANLVNADLTGASLVWADLRGVDLRQTSLKNTDLRQANLDGANLCGADLRETILQDAYLDGANLSGANLSGANLSGADLRHTNLIDASLDGADLSAANLNGANMVWANLSGANLGRANLNRAKLSGANLGGADLREANLDEANLDATNLTGAKR
- a CDS encoding polymer-forming cytoskeletal protein; its protein translation is MFSRRKNDATSRAASAPASTVLGAGSRWQGEIRTGTTSLRVEGEVEGTILSEGQVTIAAGGLVRGAIHARRLAVMGRAEGVVKVEECLEILGAGWVEGEVELGTLVVDEGGTLVGSCVRHTLPPVEKAPVPLVPRKEERTVDRYGHPASGTHDFTPSGRGPDWKF
- a CDS encoding 30S ribosomal protein S1 — its product is MSKLESIIKGLGSKQMGRITVLDAGYVEDDSAEGQEFMAALQGETRGLREEEVVRGVVVEIRGKDVIIDIGYKGSGTVNLDEFNNPDGTQGVQVGDVVEVLLEMLEDANGNVRLSRERAEKMKIWDEVEKAFRSNMTVHGTVLEKVKGGLAVDIGIRAFLPGSQVDMKPVRNLDPYLGKSFDMKVIKVNRRRGNIVLSRKLFLETINASLKEETLAGLEEGKLVEGAIKNITEYGAFVDLGGVDGLLHITDMSWGRLNHPSEMFQVGDKVEVAVLKYDKDTERVSLGYKQKFPDPWLSVEERYPIQATVKGKVVSITDYGAFVELEPGIEGLVHVSEMSWTKKVKSAKGMVNLGDQVEALILQVDSENRRISLGMKQITPNPWMAIAEKYQPGMIVTGTVRNITEFGAFVELEEGIDGLIHVSDFSWTKKIKHPGEIVKKGDSVTAKVLNLDPLAQRMSLGVKQMEPNVWEIFFENHNVGAVITGKIARLTDFGAFVDLGDGIEGLVHVSELSRKRVEDIQKEFTAGQELTMKIVKLDPTERRIGLSVKQLEQDMERGDFEAAKARQPEFKKATLADAFNKAERE